CTCCGCAGGCTTCCCTGCAGACACTCAATGATTTTGCTGTATAGGAGGTCACGTAAGCCTTGATGCCTGCTGAAAGTGCATGGACATCTCCAACCAATTGTTCATTATGAGTTATTTTCATTTGAGAATATATGTCTACCAAATATACAGTGGCAAAATGAAATGCATAAGTTGAAGCCAGCATTGGCATGAGCTTGTGCTGTTGAGACTGATAATCAAGAATACTAATTTCAGGTTGCTTGGGAGGGCCAAACTGCTGGCGCAGTAAAGAATATCGGATGGCAATTGTGTTAGCAATCTTGAGGACACCAACTGAAGAAGAGGCAAGGCCAACCCTTCCTCCTACAAGTTCCCCTAGTGTGGCAGCAAATCGTTTGTTTATGGTTGGAAGACTACTTGTGTACTTCCCATCTCGGGACACATCTCCAAATCGATTAAGAAGATTATCTCGGGGAATTCTTACTGAAGTGAATCTCAATGCTCCATTATCTACCCCATTCAGGCCAACTTTGTGGCCACAATCATGTATTTCAATTCCAGGAAGTGCCTGGTGGGTCTTCAAATCCCTTAGTGGAACAATAAAGGCATGGACACCCATATCAGAGACACCTTTAGCATCATGAGTAGGCAACATCAGCTTAGCAAAAACAGAGGCAAACTTGCCATGAACTGCCGCATTGCCAATCCACCATTTGATGGCCCCATCATTGGGTGTGTTAATTGTGAATTCATCTGTAATGGGATCAAATGTTGCAACTGTTTGGATGCCTTGAACATTTGAGCCTTTGAAGCACAAAAGTTGAGAGTTTAGTTAAGGTATGTTGATGTTgtaattataaaatgaaaagaacatGCGTTTGAAACGTTaagtaaaacacaaaaaaaaaaaaaaaaaacaagcagccACACGACACACTCtcacagaaaataaaaacaaaaagttaatGACTACAATCTATAATTTGTTCTCTTGGgttttgtgattgttttttagtgATGAGTTGGTTCTACGTCATAGTCATGACTaatagaaatgaaatgaaaaccTACGACAATGCTTAGATGGCCTCCGCATAAATCATTACGAGATCAGCCAATTGCAATTCAACTCAACAGGGTCTATCGCATACCTAGTTTCAGAAAGTTCCGCAAATTATGAGGCAACACATTTTTCTGCAGAAAACCTCATCTACTCAAGATAATGTCTCAATATTACAAGTCACATAAATGTAAATATTATGACTTGCAATCTTAATGAACTTTGCTAAtagtataaataagaaaaagttgCTGTACTTTGTTGACAAAATAGTACAGATGGAAAAGATTACCATGATGGAGCTCCGTCATAGCAAAACAACCTGGATACTCCAAACTGTCGATCTTTTCAAAATACTTATCCTTGTGCTTTTTCGTTCCTAGGTTAATCACAGAGCCTCCCCATAGACTGCAAGTTTCAAAAACATTCTTTTAAACAGATGATAAACAATTCAACAGAAAAGCAAAGGACGCAAAATTAACTGTTTTCGTCATTTCTAGGTCTCAACATCAGAATTTCAACACCGTGAAAGAAccagaaatttcaaaaaacaatgagAAGAAACATAGGCCTTGACAAAATGCTACGACAACAAATGAAACAGAGTAATTGGCATGAACATGGGAATTAGACAGGCTAAATGATCCAAATACCCTCAGCATCAAATAAATCatacgggaaaaaaaaacaacaaaaattatataaatacatttcaaaaaattgattcaatgcCAAGTACAGAGAAACCAgagttcaaaataaatttatgacaaGCAagcaatacaaaacaaaatcccATTTCAAAACCCTTATAATTTAACTATTAACAAGTCAGCAACCCCATcaaaaaaatagagattgaAGAAATGATGGCTCACCTATACTGCACTCCCAACTTGATACCAAGAGAGATATCAACAGCACCAATAGCCTCCACGATGGCAAAATACTTGGCAGGTTCTTCAACAACATATTTTAAAGGCCTAATGCCAGCTTCTCTAATCAAACCACACATTTGTCTCCAACAGAGCTCTCTATGCTCATCTTTTGAAATCTCCACCGGTGTTTGCAACTCTGGCCTTGcgttaaaatattcataaattttttcttgtatatcCCTGTATTTCCCTCTCATATACACCGACAACTTCTCTGTCTCCACCTCAAGCTTTTCTCTTCTTGCACAGGGTAACAAACCTAGGTTGCTGTCATGGTCATGCAGAGGACGAGGTATGGGTGTTATGTGTAAGGAGATCCGTTGGATTCGTCGAGATACGATCTGGGTTTCATCCTCtgcctttggattttgcttctTTTGCTCCATTTTTTCCCTTATGGCGGTGGTGATCAAGAAATGCAGGCAGAGAAGCCTAGAAGAGTGACGTGCTGACCCGGTTGGGTTCTTTGTTTATacgggtgagagagagagagagagtgacgTGGGGGATTGTACGAGTGGACGGGTGGCGAGAGGTGATTGGATGAAACCTAGCTGTAGATAATGGCGCGCCTTTCAACGTCTAGATGTATacgagggtgtttgggagtgtggtagctgttgcttttcaaatagcttttcgtgccaaaaagcatgccaataatgttttttcattttttaaaaattatttttgatatcagcacatcaaaacgatccaaaaagtacaaaccgtaatcaattttaacaaaaaaaaaattcaaaatttgtccAAAAGCAGGTTCGACCTCAACCCCAAACAGGCTCTACAAGTGACGTGGgggaaaacattttttaaattagtataattaaaaaggtaatttttaaattaacattatttaatttgagaCATGTGCATTTTATATgcgtaattttttttctggcttattttttttaatttagttgattaattttttaatttagttaactttaattttataattatgatcattttatcatttgtttttttgcagaaaaaattaattaaagttaacaattattttttaatgaaaatgctaaaaacaataattatttcttgaaacaagtttaatatacagataatcataataattatttgtttatgcaTTCCTTGCAATGATTATGCTattataaaattgttgttttatgtttaaatattatgtttttttttaatatttatttaaaaatgtaattgtgattattttttaaaatgtttttcatattaaaatatatcaaaaaaatatttttttattttttaaaattaatatattaaaacaatttaaaacataaaaaaatattagttttaaataaaataaaaaattaaataacccGCGTTTACATTCACTACCATGCTGCTGCTGAATATGTTTTTGCAGGTTTGGCTACCAGTTGCATGTTGCTTCACATGCAACTGCAACTGTCGATGGTCGCCTCTTCTTCGCTTTTCTGTACGTTGTTTTACACATTTCATTAGATTTTTTCCAGCCAAGTTGTATGATATCTAAGTGTCCATGATGCTTCATTCTCGTTTATCTGGTTTGAAAGACATGTTATAGGTAACTGTATAGATTTCGAACAAGTCTTGCACCCTAAAATTTGCTGGTTATGGCTTTAACAAATAAACAACTTgcattactttaattttttttattattattaatgtagatGTTTAGGTCAGCTTACGTGTATCTCGAATAATCCTATAGatcctaaaattaacgattatataagcCTTCAGTAACCTTAAAGTTTGTGAAACTCAAACTAGTGATTTCTAGTAAATAAATCTAGAGTCTGATCAGTTAAGCTAAACCActcaaaattatattaactcaatTTTGTTTGTTATGGCAGgttacaactatttttttttagtccaTCATAGATACTTACATTTTCAGTCCTTGAACActgaaattcaaagccaaatcTAAAACACTGACATATGCTTTATTTAGCTGTTGATTCAGTTTGAGCAGATGACTTATAATTACTGGTGCATACCACTTATTATTCTAATCAGACTAAAAATTACCTTTATTGGTTACCCTAGTAACTTGTTTCTTCACATTCGAAGCCCTCTGATAGGCTTCTGAAACTGTCCATGAATATAGTAAACACAAAAGTCTTGGATGGAGTATTGTAATCCACGTAGGTACTTTGCAGCTAACTACTATTTCATTTTTGATGAATCATTAATTGCTGTTGTATTCATTATTCATTAATAGTCCTCCTACTTTATTTCAATATATGGAGTTATCGGTACAAAATCAATATTGGTCATAAATACTCCTTTTAAGATCATCCACCTAATCAATTGTGATTGATCCATAACTTTTcagaatttatttaaaagtattgttatagttattttttaaaatattttttcattaaaaaatgtattaaaataatattttttatttattttaaaaaaatcatcaaaatgatctaaaacatcaaaaacatattaatttaaaaataattaaattttttaaaaaatacttttaaaacacacaaataaatagtattttgaaCCATATTCTTTAGCAAAACATGATCTTAGCCTTGATGAAGCGCAAGGTGACTTGAAAAGGTCCACGAAGTTTAAGAATAAAGATCCAAAGTAATATTGATGTTTATAATCCTTCTATTCcatttaataattatacaagtcattaaacaaaaacacaaaaaagccCCTCACAGAGCATCAAAGTACAGAAACTAGGAAAAACTAGCAGCATCTAAGCACGTTCAATGTTAACAACAACAATGGTAAATGAGTTATATACACTAATGACCATAACATAGCAGAAGAATCAAAACCTGAAAAAAGAAACTTATTATACCTAAAATTGGAGAATCACTCTCAGAACCCTTCACAGATTATGCCTCGCCTGTCTGCTTAGCCCTTCCAACTTGGAGAATCGATGAGATTTCGACAAAAAAAAGGACCCATCTAATAAAAATTGGATATTTATGCAGACGGGCGAAGGGCATCAGATTCCATTGTCAGCTACAATCTGCTCCTATTAAACGTCAATGGATGccacatttttttcttctacatGAGGAATTTAGGGGTTACTTTTGCTTCCACTCACAGCTCAAATATAAAGGCAAAACTTGGGAAGTTCGCAGGAAAGATCAAACAAGTCAACAACTCTGGGCCAGAGATTgctttaagagaaaaaaacaaagttggaATTAGTTATATACTAGGTAAATGGCTCATACTATgaaatgagttatttttttgtcaacatattaatattttaaaatgagtaaaaaaaaatttaagattttaataactaaaagaaGTTGCATGTTTTATTAGGACAATACctggaaaataaacaaaaataaaaaaccaatgaaatgagcataagaaaataaaaataaaaataaaaatcacaaaaataagaatcaaatctaaaacatcaaaacataataaaaaaattataatatgtataattttcCAACGTGttttttcacatgaaaaaacctatatataaattgaaaaacttataTGCGTGTCTAGctaaataaatcaacaattattttgtaaggaaatgaaaaacaaaattatcaacaataaaaaaaaaatgaaaaaaatataattttaaaacctgccCTGGCGAGTCGACCTAGGACCTGGCCTACCAAAGGTTAGAACCGGaccgagtttaaaaaaaaatagaggaagtcAAAACCTGGTGTGACTCAGTAAGTTAACCCGGTGACCCGGCAAGACTTGATAAAAAGTTCGGTTGCAACctgttgac
This Populus alba chromosome 7, ASM523922v2, whole genome shotgun sequence DNA region includes the following protein-coding sequences:
- the LOC118043562 gene encoding acyl-coenzyme A oxidase 2, peroxisomal → MEQKKQNPKAEDETQIVSRRIQRISLHITPIPRPLHDHDSNLGLLPCARREKLEVETEKLSVYMRGKYRDIQEKIYEYFNARPELQTPVEISKDEHRELCWRQMCGLIREAGIRPLKYVVEEPAKYFAIVEAIGAVDISLGIKLGVQYSLWGGSVINLGTKKHKDKYFEKIDSLEYPGCFAMTELHHGSNVQGIQTVATFDPITDEFTINTPNDGAIKWWIGNAAVHGKFASVFAKLMLPTHDAKGVSDMGVHAFIVPLRDLKTHQALPGIEIHDCGHKVGLNGVDNGALRFTSVRIPRDNLLNRFGDVSRDGKYTSSLPTINKRFAATLGELVGGRVGLASSSVGVLKIANTIAIRYSLLRQQFGPPKQPEISILDYQSQQHKLMPMLASTYAFHFATVYLVDIYSQMKITHNEQLVGDVHALSAGIKAYVTSYTAKSLSVCREACGGHGYAAVNRFGTLRNDHDIFQTFEGDNTVLLQQVAADLLKQYKEKFQGGTLAVTWNYLRESMNTYLSQPNPVTSRWEGAEHLQDPKFQLDAFRYRTSRLLQSAAVRLRKHSKILGGFGAWNRCLNHLLTLAESHIESVILAKFIEAVEKCPDPNSQAALKLVCDLYALNRIWNDIGTYRNVDYVAPNKAKAIHKLTDYLSFQVRNIAKELVDAFDLPDHVTRAPIAMQSEAYAQYKQYVGF